The genomic segment taaagttttgttttgacatttttcattgtgTGCACCCCATAGCAGCAAACTAATCGGGATCCAACAAatgaacaataaatcaaaaaacCTGACTTTAACTTCATGTTTCCAGTGCTATATGTTTAGGTTGCAGCCTTTTTATCTGAAATCAGACAACAAAACCATTAAACCCTggaatttaaaatttaaaaaaaatctccctgGAGTGTCTTACTTGACAGAAATACAATGTGTGGCCACAGGATCTGCGCACTGAGTGAGTCATCTTCGCAGCTTGTATTCTGCTTACACAAAGGGAAATACTCACGCATTTTCCTGGATACTGACAGTTacaggaaggagggatggaggagccCCAGTCTTTGTAGCCTTCGATAAGACCGCAGCACTCAAACTGGAGTGGACAGACACACGCAgttacacacacagaacatgttAAATCCCTTTAAGCTTCATGGGGCTGAATTGAGTAGTTTTCGATATGCCGAGATGTGCTGAAACAGTGCTGacatattattttaaatatcagCCTTTATAGATGTACACAAATTAATCAATCCAGAATTGTGCTGGACAGAAATAACCAGTCGTTTGAGTCATTTTACTTCTATCTCCACTGCACTTTGTGTAGGTTGTGTTCCCCACTGGAAATCaagttggggggaaaaaaaataaaaagctgcttACTTCTTGTTGAATACTGTACAGCAGGGTCCTGTTGGCTTTGCTGGTTCCAGAAAGTGGCATCATGGACAGCAACTTGGTCTCTTCACGGACCACACGTTTCTGAGGACGAATAGATATCGAACGTTCTGTTGTTAAAGCTGCTTTTTAATACCCGCAAGTTATGTTGTACTCaaagattaaattaaatatcataAAAGCATTTACCTCATAAATATCCTGGTAACTTAGTGCTGTTCTCACAATGATTGTTTGACTGGCTGCTGCCATCCCAGTTGcatactgcacacacagacgtaaACCAACATTAACAGTCCTGCACATGACAATCTCGAAAGAACTTTCTGTTTctacacaaagaaataaagaactTAATGTATAAAAtctgccgaatttacaagaaggtccaaataatcAAGAGTTGGTCACTGACAGTGTTTCTTAAAATGTATAAAGTTTCTCTCAATGCAAAAACGTTCAAAATTAAGACATTtcataagggagtctggggaatttctcCACAGAAGACAAATACTTTGCATATATTGGTTGCTGTCCACTgtatttcaaatgttaaatgtttaccATCAACAAATGTGTCCACAaatacaagaacacacacacacacacacacacacacacacacacacacacacacaacgtggTAACGCAAACACTTAAAGCAGGTTTTTACCAGAATCAGACACCATCTCTTTCCTGTACAGGCTCCGAACACCCCgagcacagagagcagcaggcagccgaTCTCCATGACGTACATgatcacaacagaaacattgGACACCAGCTGGGGAGAATGATACTGGTGTTAAAGGGGGTTTTTATTGAACAAATTAAGGTCAAAGGATATCAATCTACAACCAATATGAGTATGATTTTGTCATCACGAGCACATTTCCAAGATAGCGTGGCTACaaaagaggtcaaaggtcagggtaAGCAACGGAATGGCACCCTTGGTGCCTGAAGATAATTCActgtcttgcccaaggacacttcaacaggCAGGTGCTCGCTGATATGAGGGCTTGAGCTCGGAGAGGAAAACAATATAAATTGCCAGACAGTATTGATGGAAGGCCGAGTGAACCCATGCATTAATAATTCCTCAGTTGTCCTTCTGTGTCGCAGAAACTCCATCGCTCCTTTTCAAAATTCTGACAAGACAGGAGCTATTTCTGCCTCCAGTAAATAATAACATCTGCGTCGGGAATTATTATCATCCCGTATAAGAAAAGCAGCTGAAGTCAGCCTTACTTTGCCGGTTTGCAGGAGGTCTCGGTGCCAGGCTACAGTCATCGTCAACATGAAGAAGCACAGCGCCTTTGGACAAGAGAACATTAACAATTGTTAGGTTTAAAACTAGTGCAAATTTAAGAATGAGTGAAAATGGTTTAAAACtatactgataataataataatttaaaaaaagcatacagaacagttcacccaaaaattcaagttaaaaaCTGAGGCAGATGAGgagttgtttaaaaatgttagaaaacagcagaaaaaagatcccaaaatgatttttaaaagacGTTGGGCGGTCGAGCTCGTGCATCCTCCTCAGATGTGATagtgtcttttcaaatcaatctgtgAATCCGTCTGGACCCTTGGATCAAGCCGATCAAGCTGCTCAATTAATATTTTGTAGaatacaaaacttcacccaactttttaacttatcctttaagttttTCAGCGTCTGTACCTCAGTACATTTCAAATCTGTAAATATAACTGTGTTTCCTGGAGCTGGGTGACATGGCCTCATAATAATATTGCTATATTCTGACAGTATATGTTTTGAGAGCTTGAAGTTTCCTCTAAAGCTCTTCATAAATGATACCGTAGAATCgatattgcaacaatattgtagggatgactcTTGGTGCTTTTACAAACTATTAGCAACATGTGATCTTTTGATTGATAATCATCAGTACAGTGTTAAAGTCAGCTATTAGAACAAGAACAGCTGTCTGGTAAActcagaaaatgaaatcactttaatgtaatgcagcctttaaaaccaaatattcaaaatctaaaatgatacATAGTCTCGtatcatatttacaatattaatgaggttataaactcagttttcatcactgaataaacaagctggtcTCAGAGCAAAATAAGGTTTAAAGCGAGAtagctggcagggtccgcc from the Acanthopagrus latus isolate v.2019 chromosome 14, fAcaLat1.1, whole genome shotgun sequence genome contains:
- the LOC119032753 gene encoding tetraspanin-8-like, producing the protein MMQRSAVIVVADKTSLKRPFIFANAVHMALCFFMLTMTVAWHRDLLQTGKLVSNVSVVIMYVMEIGCLLLSVLGVFGACTGKRWCLILYATGMAAASQTIIVRTALSYQDIYEKRVVREETKLLSMMPLSGTSKANRTLLYSIQQEFECCGLIEGYKDWGSSIPPSCNCQYPGKCIRLRGSATLGAPKNQYVYQEPCLPIYVSELKLAFSLAMGIQFGSGVFWVVLLVMSIKLMGQIKRKQEFMALLQSNRYVPGAF